A single region of the Microcella sp. genome encodes:
- a CDS encoding DUF2142 domain-containing protein, with the protein MKVSLRRGWLLIMAPVLAVLTLTAWAFASPVGAGPDDDFHLVSAWCAGPTADETCVPNSEEGTHAVPVVLTEIACFAFDSTESAACQGDDWSWSLEAVTETDRGNFSGSYPPLFYAVMGLMTGDDVQVSALLMRMLTIVLFVGITTALFVLLPVHRRPTLLWGWLLTSVPMGLFLFGTNNPSVWAWMGVGSTWIALLGYYETEGRRKGALAALFVVTALIGAGSRADAAIFTGFAIALVMLLSAARHRHFVRDSVLPIVVGLIALVLFLTSFFSRNGVSGFTGQSYVDPLRGSASTVDRVADLEGFGLFAYNLLNVPELWTGVLGDWALGWLDTTMPAFVSAAAVAAFVAIGFMGLARMSVRKAIVIAAVIAALIALPLYVLQQGGDAVGNQVQSRYLLPLIGLLAGLLMLTPVDRPIVLTLAQRVTVIIALSAANFVALHVNMRRYITGIDASGPHLDAGLEWWWDGPVGPTAVWILGSLAYTLLVSILISSIARYPASAAVPLAVPTR; encoded by the coding sequence ATGAAGGTTTCGCTGCGCCGCGGCTGGTTGCTGATTATGGCCCCCGTTCTCGCTGTGCTGACGTTGACAGCCTGGGCGTTCGCCTCGCCGGTCGGGGCGGGGCCCGACGATGACTTTCACTTGGTGAGTGCCTGGTGTGCCGGGCCGACCGCAGATGAGACGTGCGTGCCGAACTCTGAGGAGGGCACCCATGCAGTGCCGGTGGTGCTCACCGAGATCGCGTGCTTCGCGTTCGACTCTACCGAGAGCGCGGCGTGTCAGGGTGACGACTGGTCGTGGTCGCTCGAGGCGGTGACCGAGACTGATCGCGGAAACTTCTCGGGGTCGTATCCGCCGCTCTTCTACGCCGTCATGGGGCTCATGACGGGGGACGATGTGCAGGTGTCGGCGTTGCTGATGCGAATGCTGACCATCGTGCTGTTCGTGGGCATCACGACCGCTCTGTTCGTGCTGCTGCCCGTGCACCGCCGGCCGACGCTGCTGTGGGGGTGGCTGCTCACGTCGGTGCCGATGGGGCTGTTTCTCTTCGGCACCAATAACCCCAGCGTCTGGGCCTGGATGGGCGTCGGCTCGACGTGGATCGCCTTACTCGGCTACTACGAGACCGAGGGGCGCCGCAAGGGCGCGCTGGCGGCACTGTTCGTCGTGACAGCGCTCATCGGGGCGGGGTCGAGAGCCGATGCCGCGATCTTCACGGGTTTCGCTATCGCCCTCGTCATGCTGCTGTCTGCGGCGAGGCACCGGCACTTCGTGCGCGACTCAGTGCTGCCCATCGTGGTGGGGCTTATCGCCCTCGTTCTGTTTCTGACGTCGTTCTTCTCGCGCAATGGGGTGAGCGGGTTCACGGGGCAGTCGTACGTCGATCCGCTGAGGGGGTCGGCGAGCACGGTCGATCGTGTGGCCGACCTCGAGGGCTTCGGTCTATTCGCCTACAACCTGCTCAATGTGCCAGAGCTCTGGACGGGCGTGCTGGGTGACTGGGCGTTGGGCTGGCTCGACACGACAATGCCGGCGTTTGTTTCGGCTGCTGCGGTGGCGGCGTTCGTCGCAATCGGGTTCATGGGCTTGGCGCGCATGTCAGTGCGCAAGGCGATCGTGATCGCGGCCGTGATCGCGGCGCTCATTGCTTTGCCGCTCTACGTGCTGCAGCAGGGGGGTGACGCCGTGGGCAACCAAGTGCAGTCGCGGTATCTGCTGCCCTTGATCGGCTTGCTCGCTGGATTGCTCATGCTCACACCGGTTGATCGCCCGATCGTGTTGACGCTCGCTCAACGGGTGACGGTGATCATCGCCCTGTCGGCAGCGAATTTCGTCGCGTTGCACGTCAACATGCGCCGGTACATCACCGGAATCGATGCCTCTGGCCCCCACCTCGATGCGGGTCTTGAGTGGTGGTGGGACGGGCCTGTCGGGCCGACCGCCGTCTGGATTCTCGGCTCGCTCGCCTACACCCTCCTGGTGTCGATTCTCATCTCGTCGATCGCGCGATATCCCGCCAGCGCTGCTGTACCCCTCGCGGTTCCCACGCGATGA
- a CDS encoding dTDP-4-dehydrorhamnose 3,5-epimerase family protein has translation MDPSVAAGRRDEQTVTEEGKSIAKLIDGVRTRSTPHHVDHRGSVFEIYEGLNDYWDEPVVYAYQFSVRPGQVKGWGLHEHKRDRYTIISGEVLLFLYDSRPDSPTHGASMKLVLSDRGVRQVTIPQFVWHLSVNVGSTEAYLVNFPTEVYHHAAPDRLLLPYDSPEIPVDIRAHLPIV, from the coding sequence GTGGATCCCAGCGTCGCAGCGGGCAGGCGTGACGAGCAGACCGTCACTGAAGAGGGCAAGTCGATCGCCAAGCTCATCGACGGTGTTCGCACCCGTTCGACGCCCCACCACGTAGACCATCGCGGCTCCGTCTTCGAGATCTATGAAGGACTCAACGACTACTGGGACGAGCCGGTCGTCTATGCATACCAATTCTCAGTGCGGCCCGGACAGGTCAAGGGCTGGGGGCTGCACGAGCACAAGCGCGACCGCTACACGATCATCTCGGGCGAAGTGTTGCTGTTTCTCTACGATTCGCGCCCAGACTCGCCCACCCACGGCGCATCGATGAAGCTCGTGCTTTCAGATCGCGGTGTGCGGCAAGTGACGATCCCCCAGTTCGTGTGGCACCTCTCGGTCAACGTCGGCTCGACCGAGGCCTATCTCGTCAACTTTCCGACCGAGGTCTACCACCACGCTGCACCCGACCGACTGCTGCTGCCGTACGACTCCCCCGAGATACCGGTCGACATTCGCGCTCACCTGCCGATCGTGTAG
- a CDS encoding DUF2200 domain-containing protein yields MAAHRIYTTSFASVYPHYVTKAERKGRTKAEVDEIITWLTGYDAEQLAEVLENGTDFETFFSAAPSMNPARSLITGVICGVRVEEIEEVTMREIRYLDKLVDELARGKAMQKLLRG; encoded by the coding sequence ATGGCCGCGCACCGCATCTACACGACGTCGTTCGCGAGCGTGTATCCGCACTACGTGACAAAGGCTGAACGCAAGGGCCGCACGAAGGCCGAAGTTGACGAGATCATCACGTGGCTGACGGGCTACGACGCAGAGCAGCTCGCCGAGGTGCTCGAGAACGGCACAGACTTCGAAACGTTCTTCTCCGCGGCCCCGAGCATGAACCCAGCGCGGTCGCTCATCACGGGCGTCATCTGCGGGGTTCGGGTCGAAGAGATCGAAGAAGTCACGATGCGCGAGATTCGCTATCTCGACAAACTCGTCGACGAACTCGCTCGCGGCAAGGCCATGCAGAAGTTGCTGCGCGGTTGA
- a CDS encoding DUF2142 domain-containing protein, translating into MTSDATAQGTRSRVRRFRWVYLAPVLAFLTLSSWAFASPVGASPDDDYHLVSTWCATELNEHCEPGSTESSRVVPSAFRDVVCYAQRAEVSAACQEGTAWKTWDGDPWQTDRGNFGGEYPPVYYAVMNLFAGSDLQMSALMMRVFNAAVFVTLATALAVLLPAARRGTLLWGWLISLVPLGVFLLASNNPSGWAITGVGTAFMALLGWFEVTGRRRWALGALYAIGVLMAAGARGDAAVYVVGATVTAAILTMQPTKVWWLRAILPAAGVVVAFIFFATAGQAGVGSAGFTSGPAGPGGDPIAGIGVDAPEGGFALAAYNLLMLPFLWTGVWGSWALGWLDTQMPAIVVWAATAAFIAVGFAGIGRLSIRKAIATGGVLVVLVALPVYVLTVGGNQVGENLQPRYLLPLIVLFGFLLVTDPANSRLRFTRVQTFTIFTALAVANLVALQVNIRRYVTGVDQQGLNLDAGAEWWWQGSPLGPTALWVIGALAFVGLLATLWRELLGRAVAGSPSHRDHVPV; encoded by the coding sequence GTGACAAGTGACGCGACAGCGCAGGGAACGCGATCGAGGGTTCGGCGTTTCCGCTGGGTCTACCTGGCCCCTGTGCTCGCCTTTCTGACTCTTTCGAGCTGGGCATTCGCATCGCCCGTCGGAGCGAGCCCTGATGATGACTACCACCTCGTCAGCACGTGGTGCGCCACAGAGCTCAACGAGCACTGCGAGCCTGGCTCGACAGAGAGCAGTCGGGTCGTACCCTCGGCTTTTCGAGACGTCGTCTGCTATGCCCAGCGGGCCGAGGTCAGCGCCGCATGCCAAGAAGGCACCGCGTGGAAGACCTGGGACGGCGATCCGTGGCAGACAGATCGTGGCAACTTCGGGGGAGAATACCCGCCGGTCTACTACGCCGTCATGAACCTCTTCGCTGGGTCAGACTTGCAGATGAGTGCCCTCATGATGCGAGTCTTCAACGCGGCGGTCTTCGTCACACTCGCCACCGCGCTCGCTGTGCTCCTTCCAGCCGCGCGTCGAGGAACGTTGCTGTGGGGTTGGTTGATCTCTCTGGTGCCGTTGGGCGTGTTTCTTCTCGCGTCGAACAACCCGAGTGGCTGGGCCATTACGGGTGTCGGTACCGCCTTTATGGCGTTGCTCGGGTGGTTCGAGGTCACGGGTCGGCGCCGCTGGGCGCTGGGCGCGCTGTATGCCATCGGGGTGTTGATGGCGGCGGGCGCCCGTGGCGACGCGGCGGTCTACGTGGTGGGTGCCACCGTGACAGCTGCAATTCTCACGATGCAACCGACGAAGGTCTGGTGGTTGCGGGCGATTCTTCCGGCAGCGGGGGTCGTCGTGGCCTTCATCTTCTTCGCTACTGCGGGTCAGGCCGGGGTTGGCAGTGCCGGCTTCACGAGCGGTCCAGCGGGTCCGGGCGGTGACCCGATCGCTGGCATCGGGGTGGATGCTCCCGAGGGGGGCTTCGCACTTGCCGCGTACAACCTGTTGATGTTGCCGTTTCTCTGGACTGGAGTGTGGGGGTCGTGGGCGCTCGGATGGCTTGATACTCAGATGCCCGCGATCGTCGTCTGGGCGGCAACGGCGGCGTTCATCGCTGTCGGATTCGCTGGCATCGGTCGGCTCAGCATTCGGAAGGCGATTGCCACTGGGGGGGTCCTGGTCGTGCTCGTCGCGCTGCCGGTCTACGTCTTGACAGTGGGCGGCAACCAAGTGGGCGAGAACCTGCAGCCGCGATACCTCTTGCCGCTCATCGTGCTGTTCGGTTTTCTTCTCGTGACCGACCCCGCGAATTCTCGACTTCGCTTCACCCGCGTGCAAACCTTCACGATCTTCACCGCGCTCGCCGTTGCCAACCTGGTGGCGTTGCAGGTGAACATTCGCCGGTACGTCACCGGCGTCGATCAGCAAGGGCTCAACCTAGACGCTGGTGCGGAGTGGTGGTGGCAGGGATCGCCCTTGGGGCCCACTGCGTTGTGGGTGATCGGTGCGCTCGCGTTCGTGGGGTTGCTCGCTACCCTGTGGAGGGAGCTTCTGGGTCGAGCAGTCGCAGGGTCTCCGTCACACCGCGATCACGTTCCCGTTTAG
- a CDS encoding glycosyltransferase family 2 protein, giving the protein MAVPALNEAEAIGGVLDALSRVHPMGDIVIIDDGSRDATAIIARTRGASVVSHAINLGVGAAMGTAFKYAVMHKYDAVVQFDGDGQHRPEHISELVAALVDADVVIGSRFAEGGTFKSSAARRGVQRLISWVVSAYARTRITDATSGFRIAGPRALAVFSEHYPVEWLGDTVESIVMAARQNLTVREIPVVMNERAGGAPSQSILRATLYTGRILLILGLASVRSAPPQLRAMRRADAREVVA; this is encoded by the coding sequence GTGGCAGTGCCGGCGCTTAACGAGGCCGAAGCCATCGGCGGCGTGCTGGATGCGCTCTCGAGGGTGCACCCCATGGGCGACATCGTCATCATCGATGACGGTTCGCGCGATGCGACGGCGATTATCGCGCGAACGCGCGGCGCAAGTGTCGTGTCGCACGCCATCAATCTCGGGGTTGGCGCCGCGATGGGCACAGCCTTCAAGTACGCCGTGATGCACAAGTACGATGCGGTTGTTCAATTCGATGGTGACGGGCAACACCGCCCCGAGCACATCAGCGAGTTGGTTGCTGCGCTGGTCGACGCAGATGTCGTGATCGGGAGCAGATTCGCCGAAGGCGGAACATTCAAGTCTTCGGCGGCGCGGAGAGGCGTTCAGCGTCTCATCTCGTGGGTGGTGTCTGCCTACGCCCGCACGCGGATCACTGACGCGACGAGTGGCTTTCGCATTGCGGGCCCGCGGGCGCTTGCGGTGTTCTCTGAGCACTACCCGGTCGAGTGGCTCGGTGACACCGTAGAGTCGATCGTGATGGCGGCTCGTCAGAATCTGACCGTGCGCGAGATCCCAGTGGTGATGAACGAGAGGGCTGGCGGCGCCCCTTCGCAGTCGATTCTGAGAGCGACGCTCTATACGGGAAGAATCCTGTTGATCCTCGGGCTTGCCAGCGTTCGCAGCGCGCCCCCTCAGCTTCGAGCCATGAGGCGTGCAGATGCACGCGAGGTCGTCGCGTGA
- a CDS encoding glycosyltransferase family 2 protein: MVELSISVALCTRDGAQFVARQVQSILRQIPAPIELIVGDDASTDDTLAVIEREFDAAKADDAGLPTRLTIIRRDPPLGVTANFAATLAECSGELIALSDHDDVWMPGKLAALATAFAADPELLLAHSDARLVDAGGAPLGLTLLDALEVTRAERAALATGDALPVLLRRNLVTGATVMLRRSLLESAAPIPREWVHDEWLAAIAAAVGRVRLVPEALIDYRQHETNQIGARRPTMADRLAKLREPQAARAARLARRAALLAERGRALGLGSEVQRRLDAKAEHEARRARLPRARIARVPAVLVGALTGRYSRYSRGAVDVLRDLATPAGPLPVMTLADTDRADSDQGDAA; encoded by the coding sequence GTGGTCGAGCTGAGCATCTCTGTGGCGCTGTGCACGCGCGACGGTGCGCAGTTCGTCGCGCGGCAGGTGCAGAGCATCCTGCGTCAGATTCCGGCGCCGATCGAGCTCATCGTCGGCGATGACGCGTCCACCGATGACACGCTCGCCGTCATCGAGCGCGAGTTCGACGCAGCCAAGGCCGACGATGCTGGCCTGCCCACTCGCCTCACGATCATTCGCCGTGACCCGCCGCTCGGGGTCACCGCCAACTTCGCCGCGACGCTGGCCGAGTGCTCTGGCGAGTTGATCGCACTGAGCGATCACGATGATGTCTGGATGCCCGGCAAGCTCGCCGCGCTCGCCACAGCCTTCGCGGCCGACCCCGAGCTGCTGCTCGCCCACAGCGACGCCCGTCTCGTCGACGCCGGCGGCGCCCCGCTGGGGCTGACCCTGCTCGACGCCCTCGAGGTGACGCGTGCCGAGCGTGCCGCGCTCGCCACGGGTGATGCGCTGCCGGTGCTGCTGCGGCGCAACCTGGTGACGGGCGCGACGGTCATGCTGCGTCGTTCGCTGCTCGAGAGCGCGGCGCCGATTCCGCGCGAGTGGGTGCACGACGAGTGGCTCGCGGCGATCGCGGCGGCGGTGGGCCGGGTGCGGCTCGTGCCCGAGGCGCTCATCGACTACCGGCAGCACGAGACCAATCAGATCGGTGCCCGTCGGCCCACGATGGCCGACCGACTGGCGAAGCTGCGTGAGCCGCAGGCCGCGCGCGCTGCCCGGCTGGCGCGCCGCGCCGCGCTGCTCGCCGAGCGGGGTCGCGCGCTCGGGCTCGGCTCTGAGGTGCAGCGCAGGCTCGACGCGAAGGCCGAGCACGAGGCTCGCCGCGCACGGCTGCCGCGAGCGCGCATCGCACGTGTTCCCGCCGTGCTCGTCGGTGCGCTGACTGGCCGCTACTCGCGCTACAGCCGCGGAGCGGTCGACGTGCTGCGCGATCTCGCGACCCCCGCCGGGCCGCTGCCGGTGATGACGCTCGCCGACACCGACCGGGCCGACTCCGACCAGGGCGACGCCGCATGA
- a CDS encoding glycosyltransferase family 4 protein yields MTRVLLITGDPLAAAMAGPAIRAFNMALTLQEAGHEVRVVSTTRAEHPSPPFPMFLVAPGDERGIAVHERWAEVVLFQGYANTQFRTIARTDRMLIADAYDPMHLEMLEQGRELPPSTWALRVSTARDALNDQLRRADLVLCASERQRLFYLGQLAGLGRLNPATYADDGDVRALLDVVPFGLEPSPPIADEGNGMRGVVPGIEADSRVLIWGGGVYSWFDPLTLIRAVGVAREREPRIRLFFLGTRHPGVDEMGIVRESFDLATSLGLEGREVVFNDTWVPYDRRGAYLVEADAGVSTHHVHVETTFSFRTRILDYLWAGLPMVVTEGDGFAELVDTEGLGIVVPANDVDALADALVRVLADSAEVRQWRANVARVRERFVWSVVLQPLLDAVASPRRAADATAGRDGMGVGARAARSAGFGHTARMTLHHLRAEGISGVTSRVRRRLRRR; encoded by the coding sequence ATGACGCGGGTGCTGCTCATCACGGGCGACCCCCTGGCTGCGGCCATGGCCGGCCCCGCCATTCGCGCGTTCAACATGGCGCTGACGCTGCAAGAGGCCGGGCACGAGGTGCGCGTGGTGTCGACGACGCGCGCGGAGCATCCCTCGCCGCCGTTCCCGATGTTTCTGGTCGCGCCCGGCGATGAGCGCGGAATCGCCGTGCACGAGCGCTGGGCCGAGGTGGTGCTGTTTCAGGGCTACGCGAACACGCAGTTTCGCACGATCGCGCGCACCGACCGCATGCTCATCGCCGACGCCTACGACCCCATGCACCTCGAGATGCTCGAGCAGGGCCGTGAGCTGCCGCCGTCGACGTGGGCGCTGCGCGTGTCGACCGCGCGCGATGCGCTCAACGACCAGTTGCGGCGCGCCGACCTCGTGCTGTGCGCGAGCGAGCGCCAGCGCCTGTTCTATCTCGGCCAGCTGGCGGGGCTGGGCAGGCTCAACCCGGCGACCTATGCCGACGACGGCGACGTGCGCGCGCTGCTCGACGTGGTGCCGTTCGGGCTCGAGCCGAGCCCACCGATCGCTGACGAGGGCAACGGCATGCGCGGCGTCGTGCCCGGCATCGAGGCCGACTCGCGGGTGCTCATCTGGGGCGGCGGGGTGTACAGCTGGTTCGACCCGCTGACGTTGATTCGCGCGGTGGGGGTTGCGCGCGAGCGCGAGCCGCGCATCCGTCTCTTCTTTCTCGGCACTCGTCACCCGGGGGTCGACGAGATGGGCATCGTGCGCGAGTCGTTCGACCTCGCGACGTCGCTGGGTCTCGAGGGTCGCGAGGTGGTCTTCAACGACACCTGGGTGCCCTACGACCGTCGAGGCGCCTACCTGGTCGAGGCCGATGCGGGGGTGAGCACGCACCACGTGCACGTCGAGACGACGTTCTCGTTTCGCACGCGCATTCTCGACTACCTGTGGGCGGGGCTGCCGATGGTGGTCACCGAGGGCGACGGCTTCGCCGAGCTGGTCGACACCGAGGGTCTCGGCATCGTGGTGCCGGCGAACGACGTGGATGCTCTCGCCGACGCCCTCGTGCGCGTGCTCGCCGATTCTGCTGAGGTGCGCCAGTGGCGCGCGAACGTGGCCCGCGTGCGCGAGCGATTCGTGTGGTCGGTGGTGCTGCAGCCGCTGCTCGACGCGGTGGCGAGCCCTCGTCGGGCGGCTGACGCGACGGCGGGGCGCGACGGCATGGGTGTCGGCGCTCGAGCCGCACGCAGCGCCGGATTCGGCCACACGGCGCGCATGACGCTGCACCATCTGCGAGCCGAGGGCATCTCGGGTGTGACGTCGCGCGTTCGTCGACGCTTGCGTCGGCGCTGA
- a CDS encoding glycosyltransferase encodes MIVSTAERPDVVAIVPTLGTKVERLLSALGSLQAQQTDARLAVVVVVNSDDNEVAARLPDWVRVEVVGLNLGWAGGLAFGRSLVETDHIWLVQDDMVLEPGCLEGLLSALADDDGLGMVAPLVLDENGLVVARSGGAYRTPEGEYVDWQPPVAVPIDEFTTLEGYAYIGSRGMLVRSAVWDEVGGMDAQYYPVVWADGDFCAALAHHQHRFRLVAEARCAHEQAGSTPSRFGALLWHRHRARLERKWLKGADEGVAARAVALVHPELDLQLLTSIAVASTSLVRELAARYEEADSKLAETWERLGETNSYALAVEDERDEARRLLELARHDVAALQKQLDDEHAARADETATIVYLDDLESKLRHTERERAQIEGALKDVLNSRSWRLSAPLRRLSSIVRRRARRSA; translated from the coding sequence ATGATCGTCAGCACGGCAGAGAGGCCAGACGTCGTCGCTATCGTGCCGACGCTCGGCACCAAGGTCGAGCGGTTGCTGAGTGCACTCGGCTCACTGCAGGCCCAGCAAACGGATGCTCGCCTCGCCGTCGTCGTCGTCGTCAACTCTGATGATAACGAGGTCGCCGCCAGGCTGCCCGACTGGGTTCGGGTCGAAGTCGTCGGCCTCAACCTGGGTTGGGCGGGCGGGCTCGCCTTCGGTCGCTCGCTCGTCGAGACCGACCACATTTGGCTCGTGCAAGACGATATGGTGCTCGAGCCCGGGTGCCTCGAGGGCCTGCTCAGCGCTCTCGCCGACGACGACGGGCTCGGCATGGTTGCACCTCTCGTACTCGACGAGAACGGGCTCGTAGTGGCACGAAGCGGTGGAGCGTATCGCACCCCTGAAGGAGAGTACGTCGACTGGCAGCCGCCTGTGGCAGTGCCGATCGACGAGTTCACGACCCTCGAGGGGTACGCCTACATCGGCAGTCGCGGCATGCTCGTTCGCTCGGCGGTGTGGGACGAAGTGGGGGGCATGGACGCTCAGTACTACCCCGTCGTGTGGGCCGACGGAGACTTCTGCGCAGCACTCGCTCATCACCAGCATCGGTTCCGCCTCGTCGCCGAGGCTCGATGCGCACACGAGCAAGCGGGCTCGACGCCCAGCCGATTCGGGGCTCTGCTGTGGCACCGACACCGCGCGCGACTCGAGCGCAAGTGGTTGAAGGGTGCTGACGAGGGGGTCGCGGCGCGTGCAGTGGCTCTGGTGCATCCCGAACTCGACCTACAACTTCTCACGTCGATTGCTGTCGCCTCCACATCTCTCGTGCGTGAACTCGCGGCGCGCTACGAAGAAGCAGACAGCAAGCTGGCTGAGACGTGGGAGCGCCTGGGCGAGACCAACAGCTATGCTCTCGCGGTCGAGGACGAGCGAGACGAGGCCCGACGCCTGCTCGAGCTGGCCCGCCATGATGTTGCTGCACTGCAGAAGCAACTCGACGACGAGCATGCCGCGCGTGCCGACGAGACCGCCACCATCGTCTATCTCGACGACCTCGAGAGCAAGCTACGCCACACTGAACGAGAACGAGCGCAGATTGAAGGCGCACTCAAAGATGTGCTGAACTCACGGTCGTGGCGGCTCAGTGCTCCACTTCGTCGATTGTCGTCGATCGTGCGACGTCGCGCGCGACGTTCAGCCTGA
- a CDS encoding DUF2304 domain-containing protein, which translates to MTPQILAIAMAVILLVAVILLLRSYVLPEKYAVIWLVASIAALVLSAWPGMLDALSAFFGIAQPINLLFVGAFFIILLLLMQISLELARTRDELRRAVQKLALELERSRRDRDK; encoded by the coding sequence GTGACCCCGCAGATCTTGGCGATCGCCATGGCGGTGATCTTGCTCGTCGCAGTGATCCTGCTGCTCAGGTCGTATGTGCTCCCCGAGAAGTACGCCGTGATCTGGCTGGTGGCATCGATCGCGGCGCTCGTGCTGTCGGCGTGGCCCGGCATGCTCGACGCGCTGAGTGCGTTCTTCGGTATCGCCCAGCCCATTAATTTGCTCTTCGTGGGTGCTTTTTTCATCATCTTGTTGCTCCTCATGCAGATCAGCCTTGAGCTGGCGCGGACTCGGGACGAGTTGCGACGAGCAGTCCAGAAGCTCGCTCTCGAGCTAGAGAGGTCGAGGCGTGATCGTGACAAGTGA
- a CDS encoding glycosyltransferase family 2 protein: MTGGDQQNGAVAAAVAVVTVAYRSNDVLADFLESVSAASAEPVSIVVVDNKPDDDSRAAALAESVGAQYLPLPANPGYGGAINAGVATLPPTVHWVLISNPDVVLEPGLIDALIAVAEPDETIGAVGPAVLNPDGSVYPSARRVPSLRTGVGHALFVNLWHDNPWSKRYRHDDVDSVTARDAGWLSGACLLVRRSVFDEIGGFDEGYFMYFEDVDLGYRIGRAGYRNRYEPAVSVMHVGGHTTTNESAAMIRAHHDSARRFIGRKYAGWHLWPVRAALSVGLSLRSAWLSRRAIS, translated from the coding sequence ATGACCGGCGGCGACCAGCAGAACGGCGCGGTCGCGGCAGCAGTCGCGGTCGTGACAGTGGCCTACCGCTCGAATGACGTGCTCGCCGACTTTCTCGAATCGGTCTCGGCGGCGAGCGCCGAGCCCGTCAGCATCGTCGTCGTCGACAACAAGCCAGATGACGACTCTCGGGCGGCCGCCCTCGCCGAGAGCGTTGGCGCCCAGTATTTGCCGCTCCCCGCCAACCCCGGCTATGGCGGGGCGATCAACGCCGGCGTCGCCACCCTGCCGCCCACCGTGCACTGGGTGCTCATCAGCAACCCCGACGTCGTGCTCGAGCCGGGGCTCATCGACGCCCTCATCGCCGTCGCTGAACCCGACGAGACCATCGGCGCGGTCGGGCCGGCCGTGCTCAACCCCGACGGCTCAGTGTACCCCTCAGCGCGCCGAGTGCCGTCGCTGCGCACCGGCGTAGGGCACGCCCTCTTCGTCAACCTGTGGCACGACAACCCGTGGAGCAAGCGCTACCGCCACGACGACGTCGACTCGGTCACCGCTCGCGACGCAGGCTGGCTCTCGGGCGCGTGCCTGCTCGTGCGCCGCAGTGTATTCGACGAGATCGGCGGCTTCGACGAGGGCTACTTCATGTACTTCGAAGACGTCGACCTGGGCTACCGCATCGGCAGAGCCGGGTATCGCAACCGCTATGAGCCCGCAGTGTCGGTCATGCACGTCGGCGGGCACACCACCACCAACGAGTCAGCCGCCATGATTCGTGCGCACCACGACTCTGCGCGGCGCTTCATCGGCCGCAAGTACGCCGGGTGGCACTTGTGGCCCGTGCGTGCGGCGCTCTCGGTCGGGCTCTCACTACGATCTGCCTGGTTGAGTCGGCGGGCTATATCGTAG